Proteins co-encoded in one Oxyura jamaicensis isolate SHBP4307 breed ruddy duck chromosome 7, BPBGC_Ojam_1.0, whole genome shotgun sequence genomic window:
- the LOC118170322 gene encoding cytochrome P450 27C1 isoform X1, protein MSFLTRVLTTACKQPLEWERTSFYQELFACGFHQLPKLSSSPSLEVPDKSPGAAANKAPGSAAGSGGAGGLLEPPRQRLGRVKSLQEMPGPNTLYNLYEFFWKDGFGRIHEIQQKHTQEYGKIFKSHFGPQFVVSIADRDMVAQVLRAEGRAPQRANMESWQEYRDLRGRATGLISAEGEQWLKMRSVLRQKILKPQDVAVYSGGVNEVITDLIKRIHTLRSQEDDGETVTNVNNLFFKYSMEGVATILYECRLGCLENNIPQQTVEYIEALELMFSMFKTTMYAGAIPKWLRPLIPKPWKEFCRSWDGLFKFSQIHVDNKLKAIQSQLDQGEEVNGGLLTYLLVSKELTLEEIYANMTEMLLAGVDTTSFTLSWATYLLAKHPEVQQRVYEEIVNNLGKDQIPVALDVPKLPLIRAVLKETLRLYPVLPGNGRVTQKDLIVGGYLIPKGTQLALCHYATSYSEENFPMANEFRPERWLRKDNLDRVDNFGSIPFGYGIRSCIGKRIAELEIHLALIQLLQNFEIKVSPKTEPVHAKTHGLLTPGDSINVRFSDRK, encoded by the exons ATGTCTTTCCTCACGAGAGTTTTGACAACGGCATGCAAGCAGCCACTTGAATGGGAGAGGACTTCCTTCTACCAGGAGCTTTTTGCCTGCGGGTTTCACCAGCTGCCCAAGCTTTCCAGCAGCCCGTCGCTGGAGGTGCCGGACAAGTcgccgggggctgcagccaaCAAAGCCCCAGGGTCGGCGGCGGGCTCGGGGGGCgcaggggggctgctggagcccccCCGGCAGCGGCTCGGCAGGGTGAAGAGCTTGCAGGAAATGCCGGGACCCAACACTCTCTACAACCTTTACGAGTTCTTCTGGAAGGACGGCTTCGGCCGCATTCATGAGATCCAG CAAAAACACACTCAGGAATATGGAAAGATCTTCAAGTCTCACTTTGGTCCCCAGTTTGTTGTGTCCATTGCAGATCGAGATATGGTTGCTCAAGTCCTCCGAGCAGAAGGTAGAGCACCACAAAGAGCTAACATGGAATCATGGCAGGAATACAGAGACTTGAGAGGAAGAGCAACGGGACTTATTTCTGC GGAGGGGGAACAATGGCTAAAAATGCGAAGTGTACTGAGGCAAAAAATTCTGAAACCCCAAGATGTGGCTGTTTACTCTGGAGGAGTCAATGAAGTTATCacagatttaattaaaagaatcCACACCCTCAGAAGTCAAGAGGATGATGGGGAAACAGTGACCAATGTTAACAaccttttcttcaaatattcaaTGGAAG GTGTGGCAACTATTCTGTATGAATGCCGGTTGGGCTGCCTGGAAAACAACATCCCACAGCAGACTGTTGAATATATTGAGGCTCTGGAGCTGATGTTTAGTATGTTTAAGACCACTATGTATGCAGGTGCTATTCCCAAATGGCTTCGTCCTCTTATTCCAAAACCCTGGAAAGAGTTCTGCAGATCCTGGGATGGACTCTTCAAATTTA GTCAAATCCATGTTGACAACAAATTGAAGGCTATTCAGTCTCAACTGGACCAAGGAGAAGAAGTGAATGGTGGGCTACTTACTTATCTCCTAGTGAGTAAGGAGCTTACTTTGGAGGAGATTTATGCCAATATGACTGaaatgctgctggcaggagtGGACACA ACTTCTTTTACTTTGTCCTGGGCGACATACTTGTTGGCAAAGCACCCTGAGGTTCAACAACGTGTTTATGAAGAAATAGTCAATAACCTGGGGAAAGACCAAATTCCTGTTGCTCTTGATGTTCCCAAATTGCCTTTGATTAGAGCTGTGCTGAAAGAAACCCTGAG GTTATATCCAGTATTGCCAGGAAATGGAAGAGTGACCCAGAAAGATTTGATTGTTGGAGGATACTTGATACCTAAAGGG acGCAGCTGGCACTCTGTCATTATGCTACTTCATACAGTGAAGAGAATTTCCCAATGGCAAATGAGTTTCGACCTGAGCGCTGGCTGAGGAAAGATAATTTGGACAGAGTAGACAATTTTGGTTCCATCCCCTTTGGTTATGGCATTCGAAGTTGTATTGGAAAAAGAATTGCAGAACTGGAAATTCATCTTGCACTGATTCAG TTGCTTCAGAATTTTGAAATCAAAGTTTCTCCCAAAACCGAACCAGTTCATGCCAAAACCCATGGACTTTTGACACCTGGAGACTCCATCAATGTGAGATTTTCTGACAGGAAGTGA
- the LOC118170322 gene encoding cytochrome P450 27C1 isoform X2, whose protein sequence is MSFLTRVLTTACKQPLEWERTSFYQELFACGFHQLPKLSSSPSLEVPDKSPGAAANKAPGSAAGSGGAGGLLEPPRQRLGRVKSLQEMPGPNTLYNLYEFFWKDGFGRIHEIQQKHTQEYGKIFKSHFGPQFVVSIADRDMVAQVLRAEGRAPQRANMESWQEYRDLRGRATGLISAEGEQWLKMRSVLRQKILKPQDVAVYSGGVNEVITDLIKRIHTLRSQEDDGETVTNVNNLFFKYSMEGQIHVDNKLKAIQSQLDQGEEVNGGLLTYLLVSKELTLEEIYANMTEMLLAGVDTTSFTLSWATYLLAKHPEVQQRVYEEIVNNLGKDQIPVALDVPKLPLIRAVLKETLRLYPVLPGNGRVTQKDLIVGGYLIPKGTQLALCHYATSYSEENFPMANEFRPERWLRKDNLDRVDNFGSIPFGYGIRSCIGKRIAELEIHLALIQLLQNFEIKVSPKTEPVHAKTHGLLTPGDSINVRFSDRK, encoded by the exons ATGTCTTTCCTCACGAGAGTTTTGACAACGGCATGCAAGCAGCCACTTGAATGGGAGAGGACTTCCTTCTACCAGGAGCTTTTTGCCTGCGGGTTTCACCAGCTGCCCAAGCTTTCCAGCAGCCCGTCGCTGGAGGTGCCGGACAAGTcgccgggggctgcagccaaCAAAGCCCCAGGGTCGGCGGCGGGCTCGGGGGGCgcaggggggctgctggagcccccCCGGCAGCGGCTCGGCAGGGTGAAGAGCTTGCAGGAAATGCCGGGACCCAACACTCTCTACAACCTTTACGAGTTCTTCTGGAAGGACGGCTTCGGCCGCATTCATGAGATCCAG CAAAAACACACTCAGGAATATGGAAAGATCTTCAAGTCTCACTTTGGTCCCCAGTTTGTTGTGTCCATTGCAGATCGAGATATGGTTGCTCAAGTCCTCCGAGCAGAAGGTAGAGCACCACAAAGAGCTAACATGGAATCATGGCAGGAATACAGAGACTTGAGAGGAAGAGCAACGGGACTTATTTCTGC GGAGGGGGAACAATGGCTAAAAATGCGAAGTGTACTGAGGCAAAAAATTCTGAAACCCCAAGATGTGGCTGTTTACTCTGGAGGAGTCAATGAAGTTATCacagatttaattaaaagaatcCACACCCTCAGAAGTCAAGAGGATGATGGGGAAACAGTGACCAATGTTAACAaccttttcttcaaatattcaaTGGAAG GTCAAATCCATGTTGACAACAAATTGAAGGCTATTCAGTCTCAACTGGACCAAGGAGAAGAAGTGAATGGTGGGCTACTTACTTATCTCCTAGTGAGTAAGGAGCTTACTTTGGAGGAGATTTATGCCAATATGACTGaaatgctgctggcaggagtGGACACA ACTTCTTTTACTTTGTCCTGGGCGACATACTTGTTGGCAAAGCACCCTGAGGTTCAACAACGTGTTTATGAAGAAATAGTCAATAACCTGGGGAAAGACCAAATTCCTGTTGCTCTTGATGTTCCCAAATTGCCTTTGATTAGAGCTGTGCTGAAAGAAACCCTGAG GTTATATCCAGTATTGCCAGGAAATGGAAGAGTGACCCAGAAAGATTTGATTGTTGGAGGATACTTGATACCTAAAGGG acGCAGCTGGCACTCTGTCATTATGCTACTTCATACAGTGAAGAGAATTTCCCAATGGCAAATGAGTTTCGACCTGAGCGCTGGCTGAGGAAAGATAATTTGGACAGAGTAGACAATTTTGGTTCCATCCCCTTTGGTTATGGCATTCGAAGTTGTATTGGAAAAAGAATTGCAGAACTGGAAATTCATCTTGCACTGATTCAG TTGCTTCAGAATTTTGAAATCAAAGTTTCTCCCAAAACCGAACCAGTTCATGCCAAAACCCATGGACTTTTGACACCTGGAGACTCCATCAATGTGAGATTTTCTGACAGGAAGTGA
- the LOC118170322 gene encoding cytochrome P450 27C1 isoform X3 — translation MVAQVLRAEGRAPQRANMESWQEYRDLRGRATGLISAEGEQWLKMRSVLRQKILKPQDVAVYSGGVNEVITDLIKRIHTLRSQEDDGETVTNVNNLFFKYSMEGVATILYECRLGCLENNIPQQTVEYIEALELMFSMFKTTMYAGAIPKWLRPLIPKPWKEFCRSWDGLFKFSQIHVDNKLKAIQSQLDQGEEVNGGLLTYLLVSKELTLEEIYANMTEMLLAGVDTTSFTLSWATYLLAKHPEVQQRVYEEIVNNLGKDQIPVALDVPKLPLIRAVLKETLRLYPVLPGNGRVTQKDLIVGGYLIPKGTQLALCHYATSYSEENFPMANEFRPERWLRKDNLDRVDNFGSIPFGYGIRSCIGKRIAELEIHLALIQLLQNFEIKVSPKTEPVHAKTHGLLTPGDSINVRFSDRK, via the exons ATGGTTGCTCAAGTCCTCCGAGCAGAAGGTAGAGCACCACAAAGAGCTAACATGGAATCATGGCAGGAATACAGAGACTTGAGAGGAAGAGCAACGGGACTTATTTCTGC GGAGGGGGAACAATGGCTAAAAATGCGAAGTGTACTGAGGCAAAAAATTCTGAAACCCCAAGATGTGGCTGTTTACTCTGGAGGAGTCAATGAAGTTATCacagatttaattaaaagaatcCACACCCTCAGAAGTCAAGAGGATGATGGGGAAACAGTGACCAATGTTAACAaccttttcttcaaatattcaaTGGAAG GTGTGGCAACTATTCTGTATGAATGCCGGTTGGGCTGCCTGGAAAACAACATCCCACAGCAGACTGTTGAATATATTGAGGCTCTGGAGCTGATGTTTAGTATGTTTAAGACCACTATGTATGCAGGTGCTATTCCCAAATGGCTTCGTCCTCTTATTCCAAAACCCTGGAAAGAGTTCTGCAGATCCTGGGATGGACTCTTCAAATTTA GTCAAATCCATGTTGACAACAAATTGAAGGCTATTCAGTCTCAACTGGACCAAGGAGAAGAAGTGAATGGTGGGCTACTTACTTATCTCCTAGTGAGTAAGGAGCTTACTTTGGAGGAGATTTATGCCAATATGACTGaaatgctgctggcaggagtGGACACA ACTTCTTTTACTTTGTCCTGGGCGACATACTTGTTGGCAAAGCACCCTGAGGTTCAACAACGTGTTTATGAAGAAATAGTCAATAACCTGGGGAAAGACCAAATTCCTGTTGCTCTTGATGTTCCCAAATTGCCTTTGATTAGAGCTGTGCTGAAAGAAACCCTGAG GTTATATCCAGTATTGCCAGGAAATGGAAGAGTGACCCAGAAAGATTTGATTGTTGGAGGATACTTGATACCTAAAGGG acGCAGCTGGCACTCTGTCATTATGCTACTTCATACAGTGAAGAGAATTTCCCAATGGCAAATGAGTTTCGACCTGAGCGCTGGCTGAGGAAAGATAATTTGGACAGAGTAGACAATTTTGGTTCCATCCCCTTTGGTTATGGCATTCGAAGTTGTATTGGAAAAAGAATTGCAGAACTGGAAATTCATCTTGCACTGATTCAG TTGCTTCAGAATTTTGAAATCAAAGTTTCTCCCAAAACCGAACCAGTTCATGCCAAAACCCATGGACTTTTGACACCTGGAGACTCCATCAATGTGAGATTTTCTGACAGGAAGTGA